A single window of Syntrophotalea acetylenica DNA harbors:
- the pilB gene encoding type IV-A pilus assembly ATPase PilB → MTSNRLGELLVRNDLINAQQLNQALDDQKLNGGRLGTCLVRLGFVKEEELSAFLSKQYGVPSINLNDFEIEADVIRHVPADIAQKYQIVPVNRAGSTLIVAMNDPSNLFAIDDLKFMTGFNIEVVVATESAIKAAIDKYYDQSATFADVMDDLEDIDIEVVDEDDSVDVHALEKATEDAPVVKLVNLILTDAIKKKASDIHIEPYEKSFRVRYRIDGVLYEVMKPPMKLRAAITSRIKIMAEMDIAERRLPQDGRIKIKLPGGKDMDYRVSCLPTLFGEKIVCRLLDKSNLQLDMTKLGYDEQPLEWFKEAIHKPFGMVLVTGPTGSGKTVSLYSALAELNDSTLNISTAEDPVEFNFAGINQVHMHEEIGLNFASALRSFLRQDPDIIMIGEIRDFETAEIGIKAALTGHMVLSTLHTNDAPSTISRLLNMGIEPFLVASAVNLITAQRLGRRVCKECKEIEEVPKQALIDAGVAPDEVDDYICYRGVGCGVCNNTGYKGRVGIYQVMPMFEEIRELILAGANTAEIKRESMRLGVKTMRQSALLKLKEGVTSFEEVLRCTVSDD, encoded by the coding sequence ATGACAAGTAACCGTCTTGGCGAATTGCTGGTTCGCAACGATCTGATAAATGCCCAGCAATTGAACCAGGCATTGGACGACCAGAAGCTCAACGGGGGCCGGCTCGGTACCTGTCTGGTGCGCCTCGGTTTCGTCAAGGAGGAAGAACTCTCCGCGTTTTTGTCCAAGCAGTACGGCGTCCCTTCCATCAACCTCAACGATTTCGAGATCGAGGCGGATGTCATCCGGCATGTCCCCGCCGATATTGCCCAGAAATACCAGATCGTTCCGGTAAACCGGGCGGGTTCGACCCTGATCGTCGCCATGAACGATCCGTCCAACCTGTTCGCCATCGACGATCTGAAGTTCATGACCGGCTTCAACATCGAGGTGGTGGTCGCCACCGAGTCGGCGATCAAGGCGGCGATCGACAAATATTACGACCAGAGCGCCACCTTTGCCGATGTCATGGACGACCTGGAGGACATCGACATCGAGGTCGTCGACGAGGACGACAGCGTCGATGTCCATGCCCTTGAAAAAGCCACGGAGGACGCGCCGGTCGTCAAACTGGTCAATCTCATCCTGACCGATGCCATCAAGAAAAAAGCCTCCGATATCCATATCGAACCCTACGAAAAATCCTTTCGGGTGCGCTATCGCATCGACGGGGTGCTGTACGAGGTTATGAAACCGCCCATGAAACTGCGCGCCGCGATTACCTCGCGCATCAAGATCATGGCCGAAATGGATATCGCCGAGCGCCGCCTGCCGCAGGATGGCCGCATCAAGATCAAGCTGCCCGGCGGCAAGGACATGGACTACCGGGTCAGCTGCCTGCCGACCCTGTTCGGCGAGAAAATCGTCTGCCGCTTGCTGGACAAATCCAATCTGCAGCTGGACATGACCAAACTGGGCTATGACGAACAGCCGCTGGAATGGTTCAAGGAAGCCATTCACAAGCCTTTCGGCATGGTCCTGGTCACCGGGCCGACCGGTTCGGGCAAGACGGTATCGCTTTATTCGGCTCTTGCCGAGCTCAACGACAGCACTCTCAATATTTCCACCGCGGAGGACCCGGTCGAATTCAACTTCGCCGGCATCAACCAGGTGCACATGCACGAGGAGATCGGTCTTAACTTCGCCTCCGCCCTGCGCTCCTTTCTGCGCCAGGATCCGGATATCATCATGATCGGCGAGATTCGCGACTTCGAAACCGCCGAGATCGGCATCAAGGCCGCTCTCACCGGCCACATGGTGCTCTCGACGCTGCATACCAACGACGCGCCCAGCACCATCAGCCGCCTGCTGAACATGGGGATCGAACCGTTCCTGGTGGCTTCCGCCGTCAACCTGATTACCGCCCAGCGCCTGGGACGCCGTGTCTGCAAGGAATGCAAGGAGATCGAGGAGGTCCCGAAACAGGCCCTCATCGACGCAGGCGTGGCGCCAGACGAGGTCGACGACTACATCTGTTACCGCGGCGTGGGCTGCGGTGTCTGCAACAACACCGGCTACAAGGGCCGCGTCGGCATTTATCAGGTTATGCCCATGTTCGAGGAAATCCGGGAGCTGATCCTGGCGGGGGCCAACACCGCCGAGATCAAGCGCGAGTCGATGCGCCTCGGCGTCAAGACCATGCGCCAATCGGCTCTGCTCAAGCTCAAGGAAGGCGTCACCTCCTTCGAGGAGGTGCTGCGCTGCACCGTGTCGGATGATTAG